The Cetobacterium sp. ZOR0034 genome segment AGTTTTTCAAGTTTAAAAAATGAATTAGAAAAATATCAACTAGATACAAACCAAGGATTTCTTGTCGGGTCTGGTTGTATTCGAATTGCTGTTATGGGCTTTAAATCTAATTTTGCATCTTCTAAAGAGATTTATCAAATGAAAAAATTACTTAAAAAACAATTTGATGAGGGTGCTTTAGGAATATCTTTTGGCTTACTTTATCAACCAGGAAATTTTATGAGTAGAGAGGAGATTATTGAACTTTTAAAAGTTGTAAAAGCATATGACAAAATCGCTTCATTTCATATTAGAGATGAGGGAGATAAAATTATTGAATCTATAGAAGAGGTTGTTTTCTATTCAAAAATGAGTGGTGCTAAAGTTCATGTATCTCATCTAAAAATTATGAATAAAAACAACTGGGGAAAAGCCAACCAAGTTTTAAATCTTTTAGAAAAAGCTAAGCAAGATGGAGCAGATATATCTTTTGATCAATATCCATATAATGCTAGTTGCACAAATCTTTTTGTTTTGCTTCCCGAAAATATTTTTACAGGTGATATTTCTCTCTTTATAGATTCTATTCCCAGATTTTCAGAAGATATCTTGGTACAAATAGCTAAAAAAATTGAAAAACGTGGCGGTGGAAAAAATATCATTATCTCAAATAATTTTTATGATAAAATAAACTTTTCTGGTAAATCTCTTTATCAGATATCTATTTTTTTACAATTAAGTGAAGCAGAAAGTGTTCTTTATCTTATCGAAAAATCTTGTGGTGCTGCTCAAGCTATATATTTCTCTTTGAATATGAAAGATGTTGAAATTTTCCTTAAGTCTAATCTTGGAGTTGTTGCAAGTGATGGAAATTCCTTTCCTATGAATGATTGTTTTAATCTTGGAACTCCACATCCTAGAAGCTTCGGAACTTTCCCAAGATATATAAATATTATGAAATATCAACTACCTATCGAAGATATTATAAATCGTATTACTGCTAAACCTGCTAAAATATTTAAAGTTTTAAGCAGAGGAGAGATTCGTCCGACATATTTTGCTGATCTTACAATTTTCAATTTAAATAAGATTAGAGACAATTCAATTTTTGAAAATCCATATTTAAAACCTGATGGTATTGAATATGTTATTATTAATGGTGAAGTTATTATTAATAAGGGACTTGCTTTAAACCTTCGAAATGGTAAAATCATTTAAAATAAAAAGCTTCCTCACTAGTTCTGTAAGGAAGCTTTTTTCTATTTCTCTCTATAAATTGGATAAAAATCATGAAGTGTAACTGGGTGTATATTCAATCCTTTTATATCTTTTTGAGCACCTACAATAATCACACTATTATATAACATTACATGTGGTGTATCTTCGACTATTCTTTGTTGAATCTCCTCATATATTTTTAACCTTTCATTTTGATCAGCTACAGTTTTTCCATCATCTAAAAGTCTATCTACTTCTGGATTTGAATAGAAAGATCTATTTCCAGGACTTCCCATAGAATTAGAGTGGAACATTGGATATAATCCATAATCAGCATCACCGGTTACTGTTCCCCATGAGCCTAAAAACATATCAAAATTGCCTTTTTCAGTCAGATCATAAAATGTTCCGCTTTCAACAATTGTTATTCTCAACTCTATTCCAATCTCTTTCAAGTTTGCTTGAATCACTTCTGCAATAGCATTTGTGTCACCCGACCCTTGAGTTAAAAGCTCTAACGTAAGTTCATTTTTATAGTTAGATTTAGCTAAGAATTCTTTTGCTTTTTCTAGATCATATCCCACATTCTTAGTAGTATTTGTAAATCCAAATACATTAGGTGCTATTACAGAGTTTGCAACTTCACCATATCCGTTTAAAATTATTTTTACAATAGACTCTTTATCGATTGCATAATCGATTGCTTTTCTTAAGTTTTTATCCTCAAAAATTACTTTTCTATTATTAAATCCTAAGTATCTATAAGAGTATGATGGTTTTGTATGAAGAACTAATTCTTTATTACTTATAATTTTAGGTGCATCGACAGTACTTATGTCTAGTGCTATATCAATCTCTTTCGTTTCTAAGGCAATCTCTCTATTCGTTGGTTCTGTTATTGTTTTAAATATCAACTTATCAAAAGCTGGAGGTGTCAAAAAATATTCTGTATTTTTATTTAAAACGACTTGGTCTCCGATGACCCAAGAATCATATTTATAGGGTCCTGTTCCCACTACAGCTGAATTATCACCTGAAGTTTCTATTACTTTTTTACTTACTATCCCTAAAGCTGGATGTGATAAGTGATATAGCAATGGTGCAAAAGGTGTCTTTGTAACAATCCTTATTGTTGAAGGATTTATAATCTCTATTTTTTCGATAGGCGGTACTATGAAGTTTATTCTCGGAGATTTCATCATCCTTTCAAAAGAAAATTTTATATCCTCCAATTGAAGAGTATCACCATTATGGAATTTTACATTGTCTCTTATTTTAAAATCATAAGTTTTGTCATCTATTCTAATCCAACTTTCAGCCAATCCTGGTATTATATTTCTATCACCATCAATTTCTACAAGTCTAGAATATATTTGTTTATTTATTCTTAAAGAAAATCCATCATTTGCATTATGTACATCAAGTGATCTTGGATTTCCACTTTGAGCTATTTTCAATAACTTTTCCTCTGCCTTCTTATCTTCTCTTGTACAACTTAATAAAACCACTGTAAATATTATAAATATTAAAAATTTTACTTTTTTTGCTCTTTTGATAAGTAACATTAAACTACCTCCTTTAATTTTATAAACACTATCCTATCATAGATTTTTTTTTTAAGAAAGTAGTTACTTTTTTGTAACTATATACTCTTTATTCTCTCTCATTATTTTTCTATTTAAAAAAAATGTAGGAAACTTTTCACAAATATTGTATAAGGGAGTGGGCATATTATTTTATTTCTTATTAAAATATAAGTATAAAATATGGGTAGTAGAATAATATGACTAAAATAAATTTCTCTAAAAGGAGGAGAAGAATTATGGCAACAGAAAAAAAACTAGGCGTTATTACTTTAGCAGGACTTGTTATCAGTGCTATGATTGGTGGTGGTGTATATAATCTACCTCAAAATATGGCACAATCAGCTTCTGCTGGAGCTATAATAATAGCTTGGGTAATCACAGGTTTAGGTATGTGGTTTTTGGCTAATACTTTCAGTATTTTGTCAAATGTCAAACCAGAAGTTACCTCTGGAATTTATGGGTATGGTGAATTAGGATTTGGAAAATTAATGGGATTCCAAGTTGCATGGGGATATTGGATATGTAATATCTTTGCAAATGTCGGATACGCAATTCTTTTAATGGATTCATTCAATTATTTTTTTAATCCATATTTTAAAGGTGGAAATAATTTGCTCTCAGTAATCTGTGGTTCTTTAGTAATCTGGATTATGTACTTCGCTGTTTTGGCAGGAGTAAAGCAAGCTGCATTTATCAATAATATTGGAGTAGTTGGAAAATTAATTCCATTAATACTTTTTATTTTAATTTTAATCTTTAAATTCGATTTTTCAGTTTTTACAACCGATTTTTGGGGTAAAGCTGTTATTCCAAGTCTTATGGATAAAGACTTAGGCGGACTATTCCCTCAAGTAAAAAGTACTATGCTTGTGACACTTTGGGTATTTATTGGTATAGAAGGAGCTGTTGTTATTTCTAGTAGAGCCAACTCACAAAAAGATGTTGGGAAAGCTACTGTTATCGGATTCTTAGGATGCTTAATTATATACGCCCTACTTTCTTTACTTCCATTAGGAATTTTATCTCAAGGTAAAATTTCGACTATGTCACCTCCTTCAACAGGGCCTATTCTAAGTACTGTTATCGGAAACTCTGGAAACTGGATAATGAACCTGGGTGTTATTATTGCACTATTAAGCTCTTGGCTTGTTTGGACAGTAATGCTCGCTTCCTTACCTTTTGAAGCTGCGAAAGATGGGACATTTCCTAAAGTTTTTGCTACTGAAAATAAAAATGAATCCCCTTCATATTCTTTATTAGTTTCATCTATTCTTATGCAACTATGTATGATCGTAGTTTATTTTTCTAATAATGCTTGGAATCTAATGCTTAGTATTACAGGAGTTATGATTCTACCTTGCTATTTTATTTGTACACTATACCTATGGAGAATTTCAAAAGCTGGTGGTGATTTCCCTAATGCCTCTCCTATAAGTAGAGAAAAGGCTCTTTTAACTGGAGTACTTGGTAGTATTTATGCAGCTTGGCTAATATATGCTGCTGGTTTAAGTTATTTTCTGGTTGCAGCTATCATTTATGCTTTGGGAATTCCTGTTTTTAGAAAAGCTAGATTGGAAAGCAGTGATGGAAAACCAATTTTTACTCATGGTGAAAAAATATTTGCCGGTTTAATAATAGCAAGTGGAATAATTGGAGTATTTTATACAATTGCAAACTATAAAGTTTTACTTGGATAAATGGAGGTTATTTTTATGAAAAAAATTATAGATGGAAATAAAAACAAAATTGTATTTTTTAATGATGGAATAAAGGAGGGAACTGAAATTGCTAATAGAAGTACTCTTCTTTTAGAAGAATTAAGTAGAAGAAATCTTGGAATATATATATCTCAATCTTATGAAGATTTAGAAGATGTTATCTCTTACGATAAAGCTATTGATTGCCTTCTTTTATCTTGGCCTAACAATAAAGAGGAAAAAGAAGCTTTAAATATTATTGAAAAGCTCCATGAATCTCAAGAAGGAGTTCCTGTTTTTCTTTTAACTCATAAGGCTGATGCTTTAGAAACTTTAAGTAGAGAGATTTATGAAAATGTTGAAGAGATTATATGGTTATTACAAGAGGAAATAACATTTCTAGGTGAAAGAATTCAAAGAGCTGTTGAAAGATATAATGATGAATTACTTCCACCTTTAACAAAAGCAGTTTTCAACTACAATAAAGTTGCTGAGTATTCATGGGCAGCTCCTGGTCATCAAGGAGGTGTTGGTTTTACTAAAACTGCATTAGGACAAAGATTCTTCGATTTTTATGATGAAAATCTGTTCAGAACTGACACTGGTATTGAAAGAACTTGTATCGGTTCTTTATTAGATCATACGGGTGCTTTCCTAGAGGGGGAGAAATTAGCAGCAAAAATATTTGGTTCAGACAGATCATATAATGTTTTAGTTGGTACTTCTGGTTCTAATAGAACTATTATGCAAGGAACACTAACTGAAGATGATATTGCCTTACTTGATAGAAACTGTCATAAATCTATCGAACAAGGTTTAATGTTAACTGGAGCAAAACCAGTTTATATGAAGCCAACTAGAAATCGATATGGAATAATAGGTCCAATTCTACCAACCGAAATGTCTGAAGACGAAGTTCTTGGCAAAATAGAAAATAGCTGTTTAATTCCAGCTTCTATGAAGAAGCAAAAACCTTTATACACAGTTGTTACTAACTGTACATATGACGGTGTTTGTTACAATGCTAAAAAAGTGGAAGATATTTTCCAACCATATATACAAAATATCCATTTCGATGAGGCGTGGTATGGATATGCTAAATTTAATGAAATTTATACGAATCATTATGCTATGAGAGGAGATGCAAAGGATTACAATGGTCATGCTACAATCTTTGCAACACACTCTACTCATAAACTTTTAAACGCTTTATCTCAAGCTTCATACATTCATATGAGAAAAGGAAGTAATCCTATAAGTGAGGAGCGATTTAATCAAGCTTATATGCTGCACTCTACAACATCTCCTTTGTATGCTATCGCTGTTTCAAATGAAATTGGTGCTGCTATGATGGAGGGAAAAACTGGTAAATATTTAACTGATGAAGTTTTAAAAGAAGCTATCGACTTTAGAAAAATGGTCGCAAAATATCATAAAGAATATAAGGATAAAGGAGAATGGTTCTTCAAACCATGGAATGTTGAAACTGTAACAGATAAATCAACTGGTAAAGTTTATAATTTTGAAGATGCTCCAACTGAACTTCTAATGACAAATCAGGAGTGTTGGAAAATGAAGCCTGGAGATATTTGGCATGGTTTTGATAACCTTCCTGAAGATTGGGCAATGTTAGATCCTATCAAGGTTAGTATTCTTTCCCCAGGTATGTGTGATAATGGAGATCTTGCAGACATAGGAGTACCTGCTGAACTTGTAGCA includes the following:
- a CDS encoding amidohydrolase family protein, with protein sequence MNTLQTINSNIIFDLVIENGTVIFGYDKASEISNIGIIRDRIHTISKEKLKGKKVISAEHLYVSPGFIDVHSHSDISSFSNKTCSSKLYQGVTTEINGNCGIGIFPGTSENQDNLAKYIQTHSDINYHPIPLNRINSFSSLKNELEKYQLDTNQGFLVGSGCIRIAVMGFKSNFASSKEIYQMKKLLKKQFDEGALGISFGLLYQPGNFMSREEIIELLKVVKAYDKIASFHIRDEGDKIIESIEEVVFYSKMSGAKVHVSHLKIMNKNNWGKANQVLNLLEKAKQDGADISFDQYPYNASCTNLFVLLPENIFTGDISLFIDSIPRFSEDILVQIAKKIEKRGGGKNIIISNNFYDKINFSGKSLYQISIFLQLSEAESVLYLIEKSCGAAQAIYFSLNMKDVEIFLKSNLGVVASDGNSFPMNDCFNLGTPHPRSFGTFPRYINIMKYQLPIEDIINRITAKPAKIFKVLSRGEIRPTYFADLTIFNLNKIRDNSIFENPYLKPDGIEYVIINGEVIINKGLALNLRNGKII
- a CDS encoding ABC transporter substrate-binding protein — translated: MLLIKRAKKVKFLIFIIFTVVLLSCTREDKKAEEKLLKIAQSGNPRSLDVHNANDGFSLRINKQIYSRLVEIDGDRNIIPGLAESWIRIDDKTYDFKIRDNVKFHNGDTLQLEDIKFSFERMMKSPRINFIVPPIEKIEIINPSTIRIVTKTPFAPLLYHLSHPALGIVSKKVIETSGDNSAVVGTGPYKYDSWVIGDQVVLNKNTEYFLTPPAFDKLIFKTITEPTNREIALETKEIDIALDISTVDAPKIISNKELVLHTKPSYSYRYLGFNNRKVIFEDKNLRKAIDYAIDKESIVKIILNGYGEVANSVIAPNVFGFTNTTKNVGYDLEKAKEFLAKSNYKNELTLELLTQGSGDTNAIAEVIQANLKEIGIELRITIVESGTFYDLTEKGNFDMFLGSWGTVTGDADYGLYPMFHSNSMGSPGNRSFYSNPEVDRLLDDGKTVADQNERLKIYEEIQQRIVEDTPHVMLYNSVIIVGAQKDIKGLNIHPVTLHDFYPIYREK
- a CDS encoding basic amino acid/polyamine antiporter yields the protein MATEKKLGVITLAGLVISAMIGGGVYNLPQNMAQSASAGAIIIAWVITGLGMWFLANTFSILSNVKPEVTSGIYGYGELGFGKLMGFQVAWGYWICNIFANVGYAILLMDSFNYFFNPYFKGGNNLLSVICGSLVIWIMYFAVLAGVKQAAFINNIGVVGKLIPLILFILILIFKFDFSVFTTDFWGKAVIPSLMDKDLGGLFPQVKSTMLVTLWVFIGIEGAVVISSRANSQKDVGKATVIGFLGCLIIYALLSLLPLGILSQGKISTMSPPSTGPILSTVIGNSGNWIMNLGVIIALLSSWLVWTVMLASLPFEAAKDGTFPKVFATENKNESPSYSLLVSSILMQLCMIVVYFSNNAWNLMLSITGVMILPCYFICTLYLWRISKAGGDFPNASPISREKALLTGVLGSIYAAWLIYAAGLSYFLVAAIIYALGIPVFRKARLESSDGKPIFTHGEKIFAGLIIASGIIGVFYTIANYKVLLG
- the adiA gene encoding arginine decarboxylase, with product MKKIIDGNKNKIVFFNDGIKEGTEIANRSTLLLEELSRRNLGIYISQSYEDLEDVISYDKAIDCLLLSWPNNKEEKEALNIIEKLHESQEGVPVFLLTHKADALETLSREIYENVEEIIWLLQEEITFLGERIQRAVERYNDELLPPLTKAVFNYNKVAEYSWAAPGHQGGVGFTKTALGQRFFDFYDENLFRTDTGIERTCIGSLLDHTGAFLEGEKLAAKIFGSDRSYNVLVGTSGSNRTIMQGTLTEDDIALLDRNCHKSIEQGLMLTGAKPVYMKPTRNRYGIIGPILPTEMSEDEVLGKIENSCLIPASMKKQKPLYTVVTNCTYDGVCYNAKKVEDIFQPYIQNIHFDEAWYGYAKFNEIYTNHYAMRGDAKDYNGHATIFATHSTHKLLNALSQASYIHMRKGSNPISEERFNQAYMLHSTTSPLYAIAVSNEIGAAMMEGKTGKYLTDEVLKEAIDFRKMVAKYHKEYKDKGEWFFKPWNVETVTDKSTGKVYNFEDAPTELLMTNQECWKMKPGDIWHGFDNLPEDWAMLDPIKVSILSPGMCDNGDLADIGVPAELVAYYFSKYGVVPTRTTDFQVMFLFSMGITKGKWGTLLDLLIAFKKDYDNNTPLGKIFPELVKGREDRYGTLGMKDLGDEIFHYLKEHNLGKYLNEAYSSLPEQVITPRQAYNKVVKNEVELVPATQLENRVAANAVIPYPPGIPMLMSGENFGDSNSPQITYLKALSTWDKQFPGFEHETEGTSVINGEYHVLCIK